In Arthrobacter sp. SLBN-112, a genomic segment contains:
- a CDS encoding LacI family DNA-binding transcriptional regulator — MAKTSKGRMPRLEDVAELAGVSHQTVSRVVNNHPNVSKATREKVEAAIAELGYRRNTAARSLVTRRSQTIGVLASELSQYGPANTLLGVEQAAREAGYFVSIAALREVGPDSIANAVSHFMDQAVDGIAVLVPHSDTLAVLEQMNLPVPVVAVGSAGSDSVSGAMVDQRAGARLAVEHLIKEGHRRIGHVAGPSGWTDATQRSDGWRATLREAGLDESLLVEGDWSAGSGYAIGRRLASELTATAIFVGNDQMALGLLRAFTEAGVKVPDDVSVVGFDDQPEAGYFTPPLTTIRQDFEELGRRCMDIMLKEIESGAAVSSTVVPPELVLRASTAAPA; from the coding sequence ATGGCAAAAACCAGCAAGGGCCGGATGCCGCGCCTGGAAGACGTGGCCGAGCTGGCCGGCGTCTCCCACCAGACAGTTTCCCGGGTGGTCAACAACCACCCCAACGTCAGCAAGGCGACCCGTGAAAAAGTGGAGGCCGCCATTGCCGAACTGGGGTACCGGCGCAATACCGCGGCGCGGAGCCTGGTCACCCGGCGCTCGCAGACCATCGGAGTGCTGGCAAGCGAGCTCTCACAGTACGGCCCCGCCAACACGCTGCTGGGGGTGGAGCAGGCCGCCCGCGAAGCCGGGTACTTCGTAAGCATCGCGGCCTTGCGCGAGGTGGGCCCGGATTCCATTGCCAATGCGGTCAGCCACTTCATGGACCAGGCAGTGGACGGGATCGCCGTGCTGGTGCCGCATTCGGACACCCTCGCCGTGCTGGAGCAAATGAATCTTCCCGTTCCCGTAGTGGCGGTTGGATCCGCAGGAAGCGACTCCGTCAGCGGCGCCATGGTGGACCAGCGCGCCGGGGCGAGGCTCGCCGTCGAACACCTCATCAAGGAAGGCCACAGGCGGATTGGCCACGTGGCCGGGCCGTCCGGCTGGACGGACGCCACCCAGCGTTCCGACGGGTGGCGGGCCACGCTGCGGGAGGCGGGACTGGACGAGTCCCTGCTGGTGGAAGGGGACTGGAGCGCAGGAAGCGGCTATGCAATCGGCCGCCGGCTGGCGTCCGAACTGACAGCCACGGCTATCTTCGTGGGCAACGACCAGATGGCCCTGGGCCTGCTGCGCGCCTTCACCGAAGCAGGAGTCAAAGTGCCCGACGACGTCTCCGTGGTGGGCTTCGACGACCAGCCGGAAGCGGGCTACTTCACCCCGCCGCTGACAACCATCCGGCAGGACTTCGAAGAATTGGGGCGGCGCTGCATGGACATCATGCTTAAGGAGATCGAGTCCGGCGCCGCCGTAAGCTCCACCGTGGTCCCGCCCGAGCTGGTCCTGCGCGCCAGCACCGCGGCGCCGGCGTAG
- a CDS encoding LacI family DNA-binding transcriptional regulator — MAVTMNDVARAAGVSLKTVSNVLNDYEFIRPATKQRVQDAIAELGYEANLTARSLRSGKTSMLGLVFSDLSAPYYAELASRLMKAASRHGYRVLVEQSGADASVELSALHGTFRQLTDGLLFTPLVVDADAIAARAGTKPLVMLGEHIIDPRFDLVTMKNEEAAAALTTHLLQAGRRRIAVIGANAGESTGTAGLRMNGYRKALEQAGVPFDAGLVAPAQWRRDTGAAAVAGLMASGVQFDAVFGLNDVLALGAMHELLIRGVNVPGDVAVAGFDDIDEARFASPSLTTISPGMDEIAERSISLLLDRIGGRETSGQGVHVESGFELKIRESAP, encoded by the coding sequence ATGGCAGTCACCATGAACGACGTCGCCCGCGCGGCCGGCGTTTCGCTCAAAACGGTCTCGAATGTCCTGAACGACTACGAGTTCATCCGCCCGGCCACCAAGCAGCGCGTGCAGGACGCCATTGCCGAGCTGGGCTATGAGGCCAACCTCACCGCCCGCAGCCTGCGCTCAGGCAAGACGTCCATGCTGGGCCTGGTCTTCTCCGACCTCTCGGCACCCTATTACGCTGAACTGGCGTCACGGCTGATGAAGGCCGCATCACGACACGGCTACCGGGTGCTGGTGGAACAGTCCGGCGCTGACGCTTCCGTTGAACTCAGCGCCCTGCACGGGACGTTCCGGCAGCTCACCGACGGGCTGCTCTTTACGCCGCTGGTGGTGGACGCGGACGCCATCGCCGCCCGCGCCGGCACGAAACCCCTGGTGATGCTCGGCGAGCACATCATTGATCCCCGCTTCGACCTGGTCACCATGAAGAACGAGGAAGCCGCGGCTGCGCTGACCACGCACCTGCTGCAGGCCGGCCGCCGTCGTATTGCCGTCATTGGCGCCAACGCCGGGGAGTCCACCGGGACCGCGGGCCTGCGGATGAACGGGTACCGGAAGGCGCTGGAACAGGCGGGCGTCCCGTTCGACGCCGGACTGGTGGCCCCTGCTCAATGGCGCCGCGATACGGGTGCCGCCGCCGTTGCAGGCCTGATGGCATCGGGCGTCCAATTCGACGCCGTCTTCGGCCTGAACGACGTCCTGGCACTCGGCGCGATGCATGAACTGTTGATCCGGGGAGTCAACGTGCCGGGGGACGTGGCGGTGGCAGGCTTTGACGACATTGACGAGGCACGATTCGCGTCCCCGTCCCTGACCACTATCTCCCCGGGCATGGACGAGATCGCGGAGCGTTCGATCAGCCTGCTGCTGGACCGGATCGGCGGCCGCGAAACATCCGGGCAGGGCGTGCACGTGGAATCGGGGTTCGAGCTGAAGATCCGGGAGTCCGCGCCCTAG
- a CDS encoding ANTAR domain-containing protein, with protein MNAPHAGTGFPAHRARVISGAGDEEPFETKGSPPAVAGPPTSSDSRRGNTAIAAPAKPGLERRRNPALLLDVVNGAQTLADSLDLLAAASAGHVARTAGIEVGCGLVLHHPKRSPAISGTTEEVLNLLGWEREASEGPVTDVLAGGHPVAVLQRNGDFRWREYSGQLQSAGFGSALAVRLQLDAGLPATETLQGEGALGRATAALAFFALDAKAFPLQVIAEARGFAALAARSLQMAINLHAARSLAADLHSALDSRTSINIACGVIMGQNRCSYEEAFAILAKASSHRNIKVRKVAEDILERLPEGAPPPHFGR; from the coding sequence ATGAATGCACCACACGCAGGCACAGGCTTCCCGGCCCACAGGGCCCGGGTAATAAGCGGGGCCGGCGACGAGGAGCCCTTTGAGACCAAGGGCTCTCCCCCAGCCGTCGCCGGCCCTCCAACGTCATCGGACTCCCGCAGGGGCAACACTGCCATCGCCGCGCCTGCCAAACCGGGACTCGAACGCCGCCGCAATCCAGCTCTCTTACTGGACGTGGTCAACGGCGCCCAAACCCTCGCCGACTCCCTGGACCTGCTGGCGGCTGCGTCCGCCGGGCACGTTGCCAGGACCGCGGGCATTGAGGTCGGCTGCGGCCTGGTGCTGCACCACCCAAAGCGGAGTCCGGCGATATCCGGCACCACCGAAGAGGTGCTCAACCTGCTCGGCTGGGAACGCGAGGCCTCGGAGGGGCCGGTGACCGATGTCCTGGCAGGCGGCCATCCGGTGGCGGTGCTTCAACGGAACGGTGACTTCCGCTGGCGCGAGTACTCCGGCCAGCTGCAGTCCGCCGGATTCGGCAGTGCCCTGGCAGTGCGGCTCCAGCTGGACGCCGGACTTCCGGCCACGGAAACACTTCAGGGGGAAGGCGCCCTGGGCCGGGCGACCGCGGCCCTCGCCTTCTTCGCGCTGGACGCGAAGGCGTTCCCGCTCCAGGTCATCGCCGAAGCCCGCGGCTTCGCTGCCCTGGCGGCGCGGAGCCTCCAAATGGCCATCAACCTGCACGCCGCCCGCTCCCTCGCGGCCGATCTCCACTCGGCCCTGGACAGCAGGACGTCCATCAATATTGCCTGCGGCGTGATCATGGGCCAGAACAGGTGCTCCTACGAGGAGGCGTTCGCCATCCTCGCAAAGGCGTCGAGCCACCGGAACATCAAGGTCCGCAAGGTGGCCGAAGACATCCTGGAACGGCTTCCTGAAGGCGCCCCGCCGCCGCACTTCGGCCGCTAG
- a CDS encoding GNAT family N-acetyltransferase, with product MDTERSALTVRPADLEGPDAEAVRRLVTAYLLQTEREKAVHLGHAFADGHVPGRYHPEIENPARAYAGAEVLVAELGNSPVGVAVLQETASEREIKRVWVDPGARGHRVGSALIDAALRKQDLPVRLTVWDWRGDAIRLYGKRGFRVVPAWDDRPRLLCMERGPATR from the coding sequence GTGGATACCGAACGCAGTGCACTGACAGTCCGCCCAGCCGATCTCGAGGGCCCGGACGCCGAAGCGGTCCGGCGCCTGGTGACGGCATATTTGCTCCAGACTGAACGCGAAAAGGCCGTCCATTTGGGCCACGCATTTGCCGACGGCCATGTTCCCGGCCGTTATCACCCGGAAATCGAAAATCCGGCCCGCGCCTATGCGGGCGCGGAAGTGCTGGTGGCGGAACTCGGCAATTCGCCCGTGGGGGTCGCGGTGCTGCAGGAAACTGCCTCGGAACGGGAAATCAAGCGGGTATGGGTTGACCCCGGCGCCAGGGGACACCGGGTGGGGTCCGCTTTGATCGATGCCGCGCTCAGGAAGCAGGACCTGCCTGTGCGCCTGACCGTGTGGGACTGGCGGGGCGACGCGATACGGCTGTACGGAAAACGGGGATTCCGCGTTGTTCCGGCATGGGACGACCGTCCGCGGCTTCTCTGTATGGAGCGCGGGCCCGCCACGCGCTGA
- a CDS encoding urease subunit beta has protein sequence MIPGEYILRPEPVTANPGRAAIEVAVTNTGDRPVQVGSHFHFAEANAALSFDREAAYGRRLDIPAGTAARFEPGDSRSVRLIELAGSREVYGLSNAVNGRLAGQGKPEDGAK, from the coding sequence ATGATCCCAGGCGAGTACATCCTCCGGCCCGAACCCGTGACGGCGAACCCCGGCAGGGCGGCCATCGAGGTGGCGGTGACCAACACCGGCGACCGGCCCGTCCAGGTGGGCTCCCACTTCCACTTCGCCGAGGCCAACGCGGCATTGTCCTTTGACCGGGAGGCGGCCTACGGCCGGCGCCTGGACATTCCGGCAGGAACGGCCGCCCGGTTTGAGCCCGGCGACTCCCGCAGCGTGCGGCTGATCGAACTGGCCGGCTCGCGCGAGGTGTACGGGCTCAGCAACGCGGTCAACGGCAGGCTCGCCGGCCAGGGCAAGCCAGAGGACGGTGCCAAGTGA
- a CDS encoding urease accessory protein UreD, with the protein MGRLELGVSSRGGRSFASHQFHEGALRVLRPHYLDDSGQVCYVVVNPGGAYLGADLFLVDVEVHDGASLLLTTQSATKVYRTPGSFAEQRMGVRLGEGARLELMPDQLIAYREASYRQRTSVTLRPSSSLVMAEVVTPGWSPDGSAFGYEEVRLRNEIRVETDGGSHLLALDNLLIRPPLHDVTGLGFMEGYSHVGSLVVVDARVDQVLADELHGLTAGREALTGISLTRPVAGTAGLVLRSLSNSTDELNRLLRSCTDLLRGRWSGQGPLDLRKH; encoded by the coding sequence ATGGGGCGGCTTGAGCTGGGCGTCAGTTCCCGAGGTGGCCGTTCGTTTGCGTCGCATCAGTTCCATGAGGGGGCTCTTCGGGTACTCCGTCCCCACTATCTCGATGACTCCGGGCAGGTTTGCTACGTCGTCGTGAACCCTGGCGGGGCTTATCTTGGGGCCGATCTCTTTCTTGTTGATGTTGAGGTCCATGACGGTGCTTCTCTGCTTTTGACCACCCAATCGGCTACCAAGGTTTACCGGACTCCCGGGTCCTTTGCCGAGCAGCGGATGGGGGTGCGGCTGGGGGAGGGGGCGCGGCTTGAACTCATGCCGGACCAGCTCATCGCCTACCGGGAGGCCAGCTACCGGCAACGGACCTCCGTGACGCTGCGGCCGTCGTCGTCCCTGGTCATGGCTGAGGTGGTCACTCCTGGCTGGTCGCCGGACGGTTCCGCTTTCGGGTATGAGGAAGTGCGGCTGCGCAACGAAATCCGCGTCGAAACGGACGGCGGTAGCCACCTGCTGGCGCTGGACAACCTGCTGATCCGGCCGCCGCTGCACGACGTCACCGGACTCGGTTTCATGGAAGGCTACAGCCACGTCGGGTCGCTGGTGGTGGTGGATGCGCGCGTGGACCAGGTGCTCGCCGACGAGCTGCACGGGCTCACCGCCGGCCGCGAAGCGTTGACCGGCATCTCGCTCACCCGCCCTGTTGCGGGGACTGCCGGCCTGGTGCTGCGGAGCCTTTCCAACAGCACGGACGAACTGAACCGGCTGCTCCGATCCTGCACCGACCTGCTGCGCGGACGCTGGAGCGGCCAAGGGCCGCTGGACCTGAGGAAGCACTGA
- a CDS encoding anion permease → MAPAIFAAVVLLAAVFAFLNGFRDASTSVALAVRNRALTPSVAILLAAFFNFVGALLSAMLAVAASRTWINLPAGPGGLAILAAGLASACAWGLLMWRRGIPASSTHALVGGLAGAGLASLAVGGPGVAGVDQSLLFQVVLPLVLSPLVAYSGSFLLVYPATWGARYTQPNVVNQRFRRGQAIAAGAVAFGHGLQDGQRVSAVLLLALLAAGYADGGIPVWVALLSAVMMTAGTLFGGWRISYTIGYKITRIDPLRGSVAQTFSALMLFVGAIGLHWPLSTTHTVTAGALGAGENQHFSVTNRRLVIRIIWLWVLTPVATCALAFVLALALSPLAG, encoded by the coding sequence GTGGCGCCAGCCATCTTCGCTGCGGTGGTCCTGCTGGCAGCAGTGTTTGCCTTCCTGAACGGCTTCCGTGACGCATCCACCTCGGTGGCCCTTGCCGTGCGGAACCGCGCCCTCACGCCCAGCGTGGCCATTCTCCTCGCCGCGTTCTTCAACTTCGTGGGCGCGCTGCTGAGCGCGATGCTCGCGGTCGCCGCCAGCCGGACCTGGATCAACCTTCCAGCCGGGCCGGGCGGCCTCGCCATCCTGGCAGCCGGCCTGGCCAGCGCCTGCGCCTGGGGCCTGCTGATGTGGCGCCGCGGCATCCCCGCCTCCTCCACCCACGCCCTGGTGGGTGGACTTGCCGGGGCCGGCCTGGCCAGCCTGGCGGTGGGAGGCCCTGGTGTGGCCGGTGTGGACCAGTCGCTGCTGTTCCAGGTGGTGCTGCCGCTGGTGCTTTCCCCGCTGGTGGCCTACAGCGGATCTTTCCTGCTGGTGTATCCGGCAACCTGGGGAGCGCGGTACACCCAACCCAACGTGGTGAACCAGCGGTTCCGCAGGGGGCAGGCCATCGCCGCCGGTGCGGTGGCTTTTGGTCACGGCCTGCAGGACGGGCAGCGGGTCAGTGCAGTGCTGTTGCTGGCCCTGCTGGCGGCAGGGTATGCCGACGGCGGGATTCCCGTCTGGGTCGCGCTGCTTTCCGCGGTGATGATGACCGCCGGGACCCTGTTCGGAGGATGGCGGATCTCGTACACCATCGGCTACAAGATCACCCGGATCGATCCCCTGCGCGGCTCGGTGGCCCAGACCTTCAGCGCGCTGATGCTGTTTGTGGGTGCCATCGGGCTGCATTGGCCACTCTCCACCACCCACACGGTCACGGCCGGCGCCCTGGGCGCGGGCGAGAACCAGCATTTCTCCGTGACGAACCGGAGGCTGGTCATCAGGATCATCTGGCTTTGGGTCCTGACGCCGGTGGCCACCTGCGCCCTGGCCTTCGTGCTGGCACTGGCGCTGTCACCGCTGGCGGGGTAG
- a CDS encoding nuclease PIN, with translation MKLRLFPQEPEGLNLLSQMAQQIVLASATLAEILGVPADEHGKLVEDMHNLEAKSAELHFALLTHMRTSFVNPLPREDMYALSRYLNEAMEKMDAAAELVALYKLDRLPKRAADQLEIISRQAELTVDAMRRLNALDDLEDYWIEILRLAKRAERTHRVWVADMIADMKWAQYSRNRDIANQLVEVTKDMRRVATQVGSIIVKES, from the coding sequence GTGAAGCTGCGCCTTTTTCCCCAGGAGCCCGAAGGGCTGAACCTCCTCTCGCAGATGGCACAACAGATCGTGCTGGCCAGTGCAACCCTGGCCGAAATCCTCGGCGTACCCGCGGACGAGCACGGCAAGCTCGTGGAGGACATGCACAACCTCGAGGCCAAGTCCGCCGAACTTCATTTCGCGCTGCTGACCCATATGCGCACCAGCTTTGTGAACCCGCTGCCCCGCGAGGACATGTACGCCCTGTCCCGCTACCTCAACGAGGCCATGGAAAAGATGGACGCGGCGGCGGAGCTGGTGGCCCTGTACAAGCTGGACCGCCTGCCCAAGCGGGCGGCCGACCAGCTGGAGATCATCAGCCGGCAAGCCGAGCTGACCGTGGATGCCATGCGCCGGCTCAATGCTCTGGATGACCTCGAGGATTACTGGATCGAGATCCTGCGCCTTGCCAAGCGGGCTGAACGCACCCACCGGGTGTGGGTTGCCGACATGATCGCCGACATGAAGTGGGCGCAGTACTCCCGCAACCGGGACATCGCCAACCAGCTGGTGGAGGTCACCAAGGACATGCGGCGGGTGGCCACCCAGGTAGGCAGCATCATCGTCAAGGAATCCTGA
- the ureG gene encoding urease accessory protein UreG: MSEPIKIGIGGPVGAGKTQLVERLTRHMSAEISMAAITNDIYTIEDAKILAANGILPVDRIIGVETGGCPHTAIREDTSMNTAAIEELKTRHPDLQVIFVESGGDNLSATFSPELVDFSIYIIDVAQGEKIPRKAGQGMIKSDLFIINKTDLAPHVGADLSVMERDSKEFRGNKPFCFTNLKTDEGLDKVIDWIRHDVLMLDLAS; the protein is encoded by the coding sequence ATGAGCGAACCCATCAAAATCGGCATCGGCGGACCCGTGGGAGCCGGCAAAACCCAGCTCGTGGAGCGACTCACACGGCACATGAGTGCCGAGATCTCCATGGCCGCCATCACCAACGACATCTACACCATCGAGGACGCCAAGATCCTAGCCGCCAACGGCATCCTCCCCGTGGACCGGATCATCGGCGTCGAAACCGGCGGCTGCCCGCACACCGCCATCCGCGAAGACACCTCCATGAACACCGCCGCCATCGAGGAACTCAAAACCCGCCACCCCGACCTGCAGGTGATCTTCGTCGAATCCGGCGGCGACAACCTCTCCGCCACCTTCAGCCCCGAACTCGTGGACTTCTCCATCTACATCATCGACGTGGCCCAGGGCGAAAAAATCCCCCGCAAAGCAGGCCAGGGCATGATCAAGTCCGACCTCTTCATCATCAACAAAACCGACCTCGCACCCCACGTCGGCGCAGATTTGTCAGTCATGGAGCGGGATTCCAAGGAGTTCAGGGGCAACAAGCCGTTCTGTTTCACCAACCTGAAAACGGACGAGGGCCTCGACAAGGTCATCGACTGGATCCGCCACGACGTCCTGATGCTCGACCTGGCTTCATGA
- a CDS encoding urease subunit gamma, which yields MHLMPREQEKLLIVVAADLARRRQERGLKLNYPEAVAIISYELIEGARDGRTVADLMSYGTTLLGRDDVMEGVPEMIHDVQIEATFPDGTKLVTVHNPIR from the coding sequence ATGCATCTGATGCCGCGTGAGCAGGAAAAGCTCCTGATCGTGGTGGCCGCCGACCTCGCCCGCCGCCGCCAGGAGCGGGGACTAAAGCTGAACTACCCCGAAGCCGTCGCCATCATCAGCTACGAACTTATCGAGGGTGCCCGGGACGGCAGGACCGTCGCCGACCTCATGAGCTACGGCACCACGCTGCTGGGCCGTGACGACGTCATGGAAGGCGTGCCGGAGATGATCCATGACGTGCAGATCGAGGCCACCTTCCCTGACGGCACCAAGCTGGTCACCGTCCACAACCCGATCCGCTAA
- a CDS encoding alpha-N-arabinofuranosidase — protein sequence MTPAESTPATITIDPAFIVGPVRRRTFGAFVEHLGRCVYTGIFEPEHPDADEDGFRKDVLELTRELGVSTVRYPGGNFVSGYRWEDGIGPVDQRPVRLDLAWHSTDPNSVGVDEFAKWSAKAGVEPMMAVNLGTRGVQEAVDLLEYCNIDGGTALSEQRRANGAANGYGIRMWCLGNEMDGPWQIGHKNAQEYGRLAADTARGMRMIDPGLELVACGSSGPTMPTFGEWERVVLTETYDVVDLVSAHQYFEDSGDLQEHLAAGHKMEAFIRDIVSHIDHVKSVRKSSKQVNISFDEWNVWHMSRGESKVPSGNDWPVAPVLLEDTYTVADAVVVGDLLVTLLRNTDRVHSASLAQLVNVIAPIMTEPGGRSWKQTTFHPFALTSRHASGTVLQLAVESPLVSGGTTAGFAALSAVATYDAAKGEAVVFAVNRSATGALTLDAAVGGLGNVRVIEALTYSNKDPYWQATADDSSSVLPAENVTAKTDGGRLTAELPAVSWSMIRLAVEA from the coding sequence GTGACCCCAGCAGAATCCACCCCGGCGACGATCACCATCGATCCCGCCTTCATAGTGGGCCCCGTCCGGCGGCGCACCTTCGGCGCCTTCGTGGAACACCTCGGGCGTTGCGTGTACACCGGGATCTTTGAGCCGGAACACCCCGACGCCGACGAGGACGGCTTCCGCAAGGACGTGCTTGAGCTGACCCGTGAACTGGGGGTCTCCACGGTGCGGTATCCCGGCGGCAACTTCGTCTCCGGATACCGCTGGGAGGACGGAATAGGGCCGGTGGACCAGCGGCCCGTCCGGCTGGACCTGGCCTGGCACTCCACCGACCCCAACTCCGTGGGCGTGGACGAGTTCGCCAAATGGTCCGCCAAGGCCGGCGTGGAACCCATGATGGCCGTGAACCTGGGCACCCGCGGCGTCCAGGAAGCCGTTGACCTGCTGGAGTACTGCAACATCGACGGCGGCACCGCACTCTCCGAGCAGCGCCGGGCCAACGGTGCCGCCAACGGCTACGGCATCAGGATGTGGTGCCTGGGCAACGAAATGGACGGACCCTGGCAGATCGGGCACAAGAACGCCCAGGAGTACGGCAGGCTGGCCGCGGACACCGCCCGCGGAATGCGCATGATCGACCCCGGCCTGGAGCTCGTGGCCTGCGGCAGCTCAGGACCCACCATGCCCACCTTCGGCGAGTGGGAGCGGGTGGTCCTCACCGAAACCTACGACGTGGTGGACCTGGTCTCCGCGCACCAGTACTTCGAAGACTCCGGCGACCTCCAGGAACACCTCGCCGCCGGGCACAAGATGGAAGCATTCATCCGCGACATAGTCAGCCACATCGACCATGTGAAGTCCGTCAGGAAGTCCTCCAAGCAGGTGAACATCTCCTTCGACGAGTGGAACGTCTGGCACATGAGCCGTGGCGAATCCAAGGTGCCCAGCGGCAACGACTGGCCGGTGGCCCCGGTCCTGCTGGAAGACACCTACACGGTGGCGGACGCCGTGGTGGTGGGGGACCTCCTGGTCACGCTGCTCCGCAACACCGACCGGGTCCATTCCGCGAGCCTGGCGCAACTGGTGAACGTCATCGCCCCCATCATGACCGAACCCGGCGGCCGGTCCTGGAAGCAGACCACCTTCCACCCGTTCGCCCTGACCTCCCGGCATGCGTCCGGCACCGTCCTGCAGCTCGCCGTCGAATCCCCCCTGGTCAGCGGCGGCACGACCGCCGGCTTCGCCGCGCTGTCCGCCGTCGCCACCTATGACGCGGCGAAGGGCGAGGCGGTGGTGTTCGCCGTCAACCGCTCCGCCACCGGAGCACTCACCCTGGATGCCGCCGTCGGCGGCCTGGGCAATGTCAGGGTGATCGAGGCGCTGACGTACTCCAACAAGGACCCCTACTGGCAGGCCACGGCCGACGATTCCAGCTCCGTCCTGCCGGCGGAGAACGTCACGGCCAAGACCGACGGCGGCCGGCTCACCGCCGAGCTTCCGGCCGTGTCCTGGTCCATGATCCGGCTCGCCGTGGAGGCCTGA
- a CDS encoding urease accessory protein UreF, with product MSYQLALQQLTDSALPTGAFAHSLGFETYVDAGVVADEAGFGAWLSAFISQSLTYSDGLAIRFLYEGADVGELDGLLSASLLPRQVREASCKMGLRLLEIGAEVFPSAELALYRDLVTTGRAAGHQPLAFAVVARSLGVPPQEALAAYLFATVTSLTQNAVRAIPLGQNAGQRVLRKAHDDVAAAIDTIAHLTPDDFGAVSPGLEISQMRHERQRARMFMS from the coding sequence ATGAGTTATCAGCTTGCTCTTCAGCAGCTCACTGATTCTGCGCTTCCTACTGGGGCCTTCGCGCACTCGCTTGGGTTTGAGACCTATGTCGACGCCGGTGTTGTCGCTGATGAGGCTGGTTTTGGGGCTTGGTTGTCCGCGTTCATCTCGCAGTCGCTGACTTATTCCGATGGGCTTGCCATTCGGTTCCTTTATGAGGGGGCTGATGTTGGTGAGCTGGATGGTCTTCTTTCTGCTTCTCTTTTGCCGCGGCAGGTTCGTGAGGCGAGCTGCAAGATGGGGCTTCGGTTGCTGGAAATCGGCGCTGAGGTGTTTCCGTCGGCCGAGCTCGCACTGTATCGGGACCTGGTGACCACGGGCCGGGCCGCCGGGCACCAGCCGCTCGCGTTCGCCGTCGTCGCCCGCTCACTGGGCGTTCCGCCCCAGGAGGCGCTCGCCGCCTACCTCTTCGCCACCGTCACCTCCCTGACACAGAACGCCGTGCGGGCCATTCCGCTGGGCCAGAACGCCGGGCAGCGGGTGCTGCGGAAAGCGCACGACGACGTCGCTGCCGCCATCGACACCATCGCGCACCTCACGCCGGACGACTTCGGCGCCGTCAGCCCCGGGCTGGAAATTTCACAAATGCGGCACGAACGCCAGCGTGCCCGGATGTTCATGAGCTAG
- the ureE gene encoding urease accessory protein UreE, which yields MIIDKVLGNLHELPDPEAYAGLHQEKVVLPSAQLVKRIQRATTDHGKEIGIRLPSGSGDLRDGDILHVEESNMIVVSVLPTDVLVIAPRTISEMGVTAHSLGNRHLQAQFFDASSEYGAEVMVCAYDHTVEDYLRHNSVPYTRQERVLPVPFRHAEHSH from the coding sequence GTGATCATCGACAAAGTCCTCGGCAACCTGCACGAGCTGCCGGACCCCGAAGCGTACGCCGGCCTGCACCAGGAAAAAGTGGTCCTGCCCAGCGCCCAGCTGGTCAAACGCATCCAGCGCGCCACCACCGACCACGGCAAGGAAATCGGCATCCGCCTCCCCTCCGGCTCCGGTGACCTCCGCGACGGCGACATCCTCCACGTGGAGGAATCCAACATGATCGTGGTGTCAGTCCTGCCCACCGACGTCCTGGTCATCGCACCCCGCACCATCTCCGAAATGGGCGTCACCGCACACTCCCTGGGCAACCGGCACCTCCAGGCACAGTTCTTCGACGCGTCCTCCGAATACGGGGCCGAGGTCATGGTGTGCGCCTACGACCACACCGTCGAGGACTACCTCCGCCACAACTCCGTGCCCTACACCCGCCAGGAACGCGTGCTCCCTGTGCCTTTCCGCCATGCTGAACACTCGCACTGA
- a CDS encoding HhH-GPD-type base excision DNA repair protein, whose protein sequence is MDGMELHITGDPAADKLLSEDAFALLTGMLLDQQVTMESAFAGPEKIRSRIGSMKPEAIAAHDPAAFVEMFKERPAVHRFPGSMAARVQALAEAVRNEWDGDAAAIWTEGSPDGAEVLKRLTALPGFGEQKAKIFLALLGKQRGLEAPGWREAAGNYGEEGSYLSVADIVDPESLAKVRASKQAAKAAAKAGKER, encoded by the coding sequence ATGGACGGCATGGAACTGCACATCACGGGGGATCCCGCCGCGGACAAGTTGTTGAGTGAGGACGCCTTCGCCCTCCTGACCGGCATGCTGCTGGACCAGCAGGTGACGATGGAATCGGCCTTCGCCGGGCCCGAAAAGATCCGGAGCCGGATCGGATCCATGAAGCCCGAGGCCATTGCCGCGCACGATCCCGCCGCCTTTGTGGAGATGTTCAAGGAGCGCCCCGCCGTCCACCGCTTCCCCGGTTCCATGGCTGCCAGGGTGCAGGCGCTCGCCGAGGCTGTCCGGAACGAATGGGACGGCGACGCCGCAGCCATCTGGACCGAAGGCTCACCCGACGGCGCAGAGGTGCTGAAACGGCTCACGGCGCTGCCCGGCTTTGGGGAGCAGAAGGCAAAGATCTTCCTGGCCCTGCTGGGCAAGCAGCGTGGCCTTGAAGCGCCCGGGTGGCGGGAAGCGGCCGGGAATTACGGGGAAGAAGGCTCCTACCTGTCCGTGGCGGACATCGTGGACCCGGAATCCCTGGCCAAGGTGCGGGCCAGCAAGCAGGCGGCCAAGGCGGCGGCGAAGGCAGGAAAAGAACGTTAA